Proteins encoded within one genomic window of Streptomyces profundus:
- the ptsP gene encoding phosphoenolpyruvate--protein phosphotransferase: protein MSDIPHAGEGIGDGGVGVSPGHAIGPVARMAPPIAEPDAAPRPATTTASAEHDRFTTARDAVAAELTRRAEAAGEGTAGEVLGALAMMAADSTLEGDVATALAESGVTAERATWVAAARIAEQLAGLGGYLAERAGDVRDVGNRVVAELRGVPAPGLPAPGHPYVLVAEDLAPADTATLDPATVLAVVTAGGGPQSHTAILARALGIPAVVAAPVAGELVDGTEVYVDGVHGAVVARPEAAHRERVAAWASVSRRLARFEGAAALACGSPVSLLANVGGPADAVAAARLGARGVGLFRTEFCFLGNTDEPTHADQLRAYREVLAQFPGGTTVVRTLDAGSDKPLPFVTTGREANPALGVRGFRTAERDPGVLRRQLRALAEAAAGTDTALRVMAPMVTTVAEAARFRELCTEAGIAECGVMIEVPAAALDAEALLRTVDFVSVGTNDLTQYTMAADREHGALSAFHDPWQPAVLRLVRQVAEAGAAVRGEATGAEKGVGVCGEAAADPALAVVLVGLGVTSLSMTARALPTVAAVLASVTRQEATRLARACVGAPDAHTARATAREALPALADLGL from the coding sequence ATGAGCGACATACCGCACGCGGGCGAGGGCATCGGGGACGGGGGCGTCGGCGTCAGCCCGGGCCACGCCATCGGGCCGGTCGCCAGGATGGCACCGCCGATCGCCGAACCGGACGCGGCGCCGCGCCCCGCCACCACCACCGCGTCCGCCGAGCACGACCGCTTCACCACCGCGAGGGACGCGGTCGCCGCCGAACTCACCCGCCGCGCCGAGGCCGCTGGGGAGGGGACGGCGGGCGAGGTGCTGGGCGCCCTGGCCATGATGGCGGCCGACTCCACCCTGGAGGGCGATGTCGCCACGGCACTCGCGGAGTCAGGGGTCACCGCCGAACGCGCCACCTGGGTGGCCGCCGCGCGGATCGCGGAGCAGCTCGCCGGCCTCGGCGGCTATCTGGCGGAACGCGCGGGGGACGTCCGCGATGTGGGGAACCGCGTCGTCGCCGAGCTGCGCGGGGTGCCCGCCCCCGGGCTGCCGGCGCCCGGCCACCCCTATGTGCTGGTCGCCGAAGACCTGGCGCCCGCCGACACCGCCACCCTGGACCCGGCCACCGTGCTGGCCGTCGTCACGGCGGGCGGCGGACCGCAGTCGCACACCGCGATCCTCGCCCGCGCCCTCGGCATCCCGGCGGTCGTGGCCGCTCCGGTGGCCGGCGAACTCGTCGACGGCACCGAGGTGTACGTGGACGGAGTCCATGGCGCGGTCGTCGCCCGCCCGGAGGCCGCCCACCGCGAGCGCGTCGCGGCATGGGCCTCGGTCAGCCGCCGCCTCGCACGGTTCGAGGGCGCGGCGGCGCTCGCGTGCGGCAGCCCCGTCTCCCTCCTGGCCAATGTGGGCGGGCCGGCGGACGCGGTCGCGGCGGCGCGGCTCGGCGCGCGCGGCGTGGGCCTGTTCCGCACCGAGTTCTGCTTCCTCGGCAACACGGACGAGCCGACGCATGCCGATCAACTCCGCGCCTACCGGGAGGTGTTGGCGCAGTTCCCCGGCGGCACCACGGTGGTGCGCACGCTGGACGCCGGCTCCGACAAGCCGCTGCCGTTCGTCACGACGGGCCGCGAGGCCAACCCGGCACTCGGCGTGCGGGGCTTCCGCACGGCCGAACGGGATCCGGGGGTGCTGCGACGCCAACTGCGGGCGCTCGCGGAGGCCGCCGCCGGAACGGACACCGCGCTGAGGGTGATGGCCCCGATGGTCACCACGGTCGCGGAGGCGGCCCGGTTCCGGGAGCTCTGCACGGAGGCGGGGATCGCGGAGTGCGGCGTGATGATCGAGGTGCCGGCAGCCGCGCTGGACGCCGAGGCGTTGCTGCGCACCGTCGACTTCGTCAGCGTCGGCACCAACGATCTGACCCAGTACACGATGGCGGCCGACCGGGAGCACGGCGCGCTCAGCGCGTTCCACGACCCGTGGCAGCCGGCCGTCCTGCGGCTGGTCCGGCAGGTGGCCGAGGCGGGTGCCGCCGTGCGCGGGGAAGCGACCGGCGCGGAGAAGGGCGTGGGGGTCTGCGGCGAGGCCGCGGCCGACCCGGCGCTGGCCGTCGTCCTCGTCGGCCTCGGCGTCACCAGCCTGTCCATGACCGCCCGTGCCCTGCCGACGGTGGCCGCCGTCCTCGCGTCGGTCACCCGTCAGGAGGCGACCCGCCTGGCCCGGGCGTGTGTCGGCGCGCCCGACGCCCACACCGCCCGCGCGACCGCGCGCGAAGCCCTGCCGGCCCTGGCCGACCTCGGGCTCTGA
- a CDS encoding HPr family phosphocarrier protein has product MPTRTAVVASAAGLHARPATLFVEAARGQPVRVTIARADGPAVDAASILAVLALGASQGDAVTLSAEGEGADEALAALAAILETDADTPA; this is encoded by the coding sequence ATGCCCACCAGAACCGCCGTTGTGGCCAGCGCCGCCGGTCTGCACGCCCGGCCCGCCACGCTGTTCGTGGAGGCGGCCCGCGGCCAGCCGGTCAGGGTGACGATCGCCCGCGCCGACGGCCCGGCGGTCGACGCCGCCAGCATCCTGGCCGTGCTCGCCCTCGGTGCGAGCCAGGGCGACGCCGTCACGCTGAGCGCCGAGGGGGAGGGCGCCGACGAGGCCCTGGCGGCCCTCGCCGCCATCCTGGAGACGGACGCCGACACGCCTGCGTGA